From the genome of Impatiens glandulifera chromosome 9, dImpGla2.1, whole genome shotgun sequence, one region includes:
- the LOC124915471 gene encoding xyloglucan galactosyltransferase XLT2-like: MSPIFGDLVTENNGTLKKGSPKPIEGRNNPNPNPIFSQIPPGRRTLLLFLILLQLSLIIFVIQSPNGSPPPDSLHRPISPAVSECDGRRIYVYDLPPMFNKVFKDKCINELDPWTSKCDAFQNEGLGPLAAEDVAGIVPEEIRPAWYWTDHYWGEVIFHNRMLNYKCRTMEPESATAFYIPFYVGLSVGKLLWGNYSAQERDRSSVMMMNWIQDQKWWRRSNGSDHVMMLGRLTWDFRRLIEEDNDWGISLLHMPAMKNIIRLCVERNPWDHLEIAVPYPTIFHPRTNQDILSWQNYIRRCNRTSLFTFVGGARETIKNDFRGILLNQCLNNSGGSCRHMDCARTSCVSGTTSIMEAFLSSDFCLQPRGDGYTRRSVFDCMLSGSIPVFFWTRTAYLQYEGFVPSDKESYSVFIDRRDVRNGTSIKKVLESYSKGRIKRMREKVIENIPNFVYAKPNRHGLTTVRDAFDITIDEVLKKKYIKGRQLQS; encoded by the coding sequence ATGTCTCCAATTTTCGGGGATCTTGTCACCGAGAATAATGGAACCCTAAAGAAAGGATCGCCAAAACCAATTGAAGGAAGAAACAAtccaaacccaaacccgattTTCTCTCAAATCCCTCCTGGCCGGAGAACTCTCTTACTATTTCTCATCCTCCTCCAATTATCTCTCataatttttgttattcaaTCTCCCAATGGATCTCCACCGCCGGATTCACTCCACCGTCCCATATCCCCCGCCGTTTCAGAATGCGACGGCCGTCGAATCTACGTATACGACCTCCCACCCATGTTTAACAAAGTATTTAAAGACAAATGCATCAATGAATTGGATCCATGGACGTCTAAATGCGACGCCTTTCAAAACGAAGGATTGGGTCCTTTAGCTGCAGAGGATGTCGCCGGAATCGTACCGGAGGAGATTCGTCCGGCGTGGTACTGGACTGATCATTATTGGGGAGAAGTAATTTTCCACAATCGAATGTTGAATTACAAGTGTAGAACAATGGAACCGGAATCTGCTACCGCTTTCTATATACCCTTTTACGTTGGACTCTCAGTTGGGAAACTGTTATGGGGGAATTACAGTGCTCAGGAACGTGATCGGAGTAGTGTGATGATGATGAACTGGATTCAAGATCAGAAATGGTGGAGAAGATCTAATGGGTCAGATCATGTAATGATGTTAGGGAGATTAACATGGGATTTCCGTCGTTTAATTGAAGAGGATAATGATTGGGGGATTAGTCTTCTTCATATGCCGGCAATGAAGAATATTATCCGTCTTTGCGTCGAGAGAAATCCATGGGACCATCTTGAAATCGCAGTACCTTACCCAACTATATTCCATCCAAGAACAAATCAAGATATATTATCATGGCAGAATTACATACGCCGGTGTAATCGAACCAGTCTATTTACATTCGTCGGCGGGGCGCGTGAAACAATCAAAAACGATTTCCGAGGAATACTACTCAACCAATGTCTCAACAACTCCGGCGGCTCTTGTCGCCACATGGACTGCGCACGCACCAGCTGCGTCAGTGGAACAACATCGATAATGGAAGCTTTTCTCTCGTCGGATTTCTGTTTACAACCGAGAGGAGATGGGTACACGCGCCGGTCGGTCTTCGACTGTATGTTGTCCGGTTCGATTCCTGTGTTTTTCTGGACAAGAACAGCGTATCTACAGTACGAGGGGTTTGTTCCGTCGGATAAGGAGAGTTATTCGGTGTTTATTGATCGGAGAGATGTGAGAAATGGAACTTCGATAAAGAAGGTTCTGGAAAGTTACAGTAAAGGAAGGATAAAGAGGATGAGAGAAAAAGTGATTGAAAATATTCCAAATTTTGTTTATGCGAAACCTAATCGCCATGGATTGACGACTGTGAGAGATGCTTTTGATATCACCATTGATGAGGTGTTGAAGAAGAAGTACATCAAAGGAAGACAATTACAATCCTAA